A stretch of DNA from Rickettsiales bacterium:
GCCGTAGAACCCGCAATGAAATATTTTATCAACTCTAACTGCTTATTTCTCGATAACTTACAATGCTTTATATACATCAATAACTCCTAACAATTTAAATGTTAGGTGTCAGCCCCAAAGAGATTCTTCCTGTTAGTGCAGTTGAAGGGGAGTCTGCCCAGCGTGTAGCCCAGGTGGTACGTCGCGTTTTTGGCTTTGCCGATGAGGATAGAATCGCATTCGGAAGTACGGGAAGTAACGAATATTTGAGTGCGCTAGCCACGGCTTCTATCCTGCAAAAAGCAGGGGTAAAAGAGGAAGATATTATTAATATCGTTTTTCAAATTGAGGCGACGGTGCCTTTTCGACTGCAATCAGTAGATGAACTGCTCGCGCAATCGGAAGGTGAGCTGCCCAAGACGTTTGAAGATCGTAAGAGCCGATTAGAGGGGTTAGAAGTGAACCGGGGTGGGGCTAATAAAGCAGCATTTACTTCGCAAGAAATCGACGACATGATGATATTGAGTACGCATTTCGCAAATCAGGATATCAAGAATTTTTCAGGCAAATTTTCGACCTTCATGCATAATACGTTCAAAATCGCGCCAGAACTAAATGCAGAGCTTACCGGAAAACCTCCCACGGCTCGCGACTATATGAAAATTCTGAAAAAAGAGCAGGCCACGATGGATTGGTTTGCAGATGAAATGTCGAATAGGATTGTACACCATAATGGCGAGAAAGATCCGCAATACCCATCAACAAGTGCCCTCGAAAATCTCCAAAGTCGAGTGAATCAAAATTTTCGAGATGCACAAAAATATATCAAAATGAAGATGGTCTCGACGCATTATTTACAAGCTTTAACGACGCAACTAGGGTGCGAGAATCTTGCCTTAAAGGAGTTTATTCCCGAGGTTCATTTCCCGCAGAAGCCTAATGAATCATCCGATGTTATCTATCAAACTCTGAAAGGCGAGAATTTGGATGATATTTATACGGAGAATGAAGGGGGCGAACTTGTACGGTTTGATTTAGGAAGCTCTCCTTTGACGTCATGTTTATGGGAACATGTAGGAGAAGCGAAGTTATTGGCGCTCTCGGAACAGTTGGAACTCATTAGCACTCAACAGGGTAAAGAAGAAACCAAGCTCTCGGCAGAAGTGCTCAAGCTGTTTAACAGAGAATTAAAGGATGAGATAGTTATCCCCCCAAGTGCTACTGAGCACCTTCGTCGAGATGAACAAAAAAAGCCGTTGATGGAGGGGATTTATGAGAGCATCAAGCGAGTTACGACTCGTCCAATTCAAGCAAAAATGAACCAACTTGAAGCTACCCTGTTATCGCCGACGCTCACCCCTCCGGATGCCGGAACGGTGTCAGTCAGTCCTTAAAATTAGAAAATTTAGATAGGAACTTAGCGAGCCCTGTCTTGCAACTCTTTATCAATGCTTGCGCGCTCTAATACGAGTTCGTCAACGCGGTTTGCTTCGCGTGTGATGGCAGAAAACTTAGCTACATCCCACACTGCTTTACCGAAAATAACACTAATAGCCCCTAAAGCTACGCCAAGTAAGCCCATGCCTGATGATTTGTCTTTTGAAGCCACCGCAATAGCGCCTATTGCTATGTTGCAGGCTCCAATGGCGACAGAAAGAAACACCGCCTGAAATCTTTGCAAGAGTGTTTTTAGTGCTGCTCGGTGCCTGAGGGCGTATAGGGAAATTGCTCATAAGCCAACTATAGCAGTCAAATGTTACAATTCAGTGACTAAAATAAACTTTCCTGCAACTCATCTATCGCTTTAGACTTCGCTTTTTTAGGCGGTCTTTTGATAGGTTGCATCGGTGCGGAGCCTAACATGGTTTCGCCATCATGGAAGGTCAGGCTGGCGGCATTGGCGGCATTGGCGGCAGAGGTAATAAGCTCGCCATCTGCATTTTTGACGAGGGCAAAGCCGCGTTTGAGCACGTTATGATGATCCAGTAAGGCGAGCTTTCCGGTGAGCTGTTGCAACTGGTTGTCTTTGCGTTCCACGAGCTGCTTGAAACGTTCATTTAGTTTTTCACTTCGCTCACCTAGTTGGCGCGCTTGTTCTTTAAGTGGATGTTCCAGCAGGCTAGGGCGCAGGCCAGTACTGGCTTGTTGCAGCTTATGCTGTTTCGCCGTGACCATCATGCGCAAGGACTGGCCAAGCTTATCGCTTAAAATATCGAGTGATTGGCGCGCATTCGCGAGTATCTCAGATGGTTTGGGAAGGCCACGCGAAAGTCCTTCAATGCGTTGTTTATAATTACTTAATTGTGATTGTAATAAGCTATCCATACGCTGCTGATGGTCGCGCAGTGTGTAAAGCAAGTCAGCACGAACTGGTACCGCCATTTCGGCGGCGGCGGTGGGGGTGGGCGCGCGTTGATCGGAGGCGTAATCGATCAAGGTAGTATCGGTTTCATGTCCTACGGCAGAAATGACTGGGATGCTGGAGGCAGCAACCGCGCGCACAACGACTTCTTCATTAAATGCCCATAAATCTTCAATCGAACCGCCCCCACGCGCGACGATTAGCAAATCGGGGCGTTGTTCGTAGGTTTGGAAAGCGGTGACGGCATTGGCAATTTGCGCCGCTGCCGTATCGCCTTGCACCGCGACCGGCCAGACGAGAACATTACACGGCATCCGGTCTTCTAACCGGTGTAAAATATCGCGGATGACGGCGCCAGTGGGCGAGGTAATGACCCCGATCGTTTGCGGAAGATAAGGCAGTGGCTGTTTGCGATCTGCATCGAATAAGCCTTCCGCCGCGAGCTCTTTTTTGCGCTTTTCGAGCAGCGCCATCAGTGCGCCTTCACCGGCAGGTTCCATCGATTCAATCACGATTTGGTAATTGCTGCGCCCGCCATAAGTGGTGAGTTTTCCGGTGACGATGACCTCTAACCCATCTTCCGGTTGGAAGCGTAAACGTCCCGCGACACCTTTCCAGCAGATGCCGGACAGAACGTTTTTCTCATCCTTCAGGCTTAAATAAACATGGCCGGAGCTAGCGATTTTAAGTCCCGAAATTTCCCCGCGCACTCGCACGTATGAGAAGTTGCTCTCCACCATGCGTTTAAGCGC
This window harbors:
- the xseA gene encoding exodeoxyribonuclease VII large subunit; translation: MSDIKPTHNAPEFSVSEISNALKRMVESNFSYVRVRGEISGLKIASSGHVYLSLKDEKNVLSGICWKGVAGRLRFQPEDGLEVIVTGKLTTYGGRSNYQIVIESMEPAGEGALMALLEKRKKELAAEGLFDADRKQPLPYLPQTIGVITSPTGAVIRDILHRLEDRMPCNVLVWPVAVQGDTAAAQIANAVTAFQTYEQRPDLLIVARGGGSIEDLWAFNEEVVVRAVAASSIPVISAVGHETDTTLIDYASDQRAPTPTAAAEMAVPVRADLLYTLRDHQQRMDSLLQSQLSNYKQRIEGLSRGLPKPSEILANARQSLDILSDKLGQSLRMMVTAKQHKLQQASTGLRPSLLEHPLKEQARQLGERSEKLNERFKQLVERKDNQLQQLTGKLALLDHHNVLKRGFALVKNADGELITSAANAANAASLTFHDGETMLGSAPMQPIKRPPKKAKSKAIDELQESLF